A part of Clostridium novyi genomic DNA contains:
- a CDS encoding PaaI family thioesterase encodes MKTIDKYGILEDANCINIMKPKVVEYKKGESLTLVFPVLEKYLNPLKSMQGGFITAAFDNAFGIFFITENHGELITTIDITTSYQRPIFLGDDLKIIVNIKQTGDNIVHMYGEGYNKEGKLVATCSTNIMRINNKNR; translated from the coding sequence ATGAAAACAATAGATAAATACGGAATTTTAGAAGATGCTAACTGCATTAATATAATGAAACCTAAAGTTGTAGAATATAAAAAAGGAGAAAGTTTAACATTAGTTTTCCCTGTTCTTGAGAAGTATTTAAATCCTTTAAAATCTATGCAAGGAGGATTTATAACGGCAGCTTTTGATAATGCCTTTGGTATATTTTTTATTACAGAAAATCATGGAGAATTAATAACAACTATAGATATTACTACTAGTTATCAAAGACCTATATTTTTAGGCGATGACCTTAAAATTATAGTAAATATAAAACAAACAGGAGATAATATAGTTCACATGTATGGTGAAGGATATAATAAGGAAGGAAAATTAGTTGCTACATGTAGTACAAATATAATGCGTATAAATAATAAAAATAGATAA
- a CDS encoding M42 family metallopeptidase has protein sequence MLLERLCNAVGPSSYEDEVRNIIKDSIKDFVHEVNVDKMGNIIAHKKGNGKTVILDVFMDEVGFIVTAYNNDGTLKFTPLGNLQEKSIPCKNVIIGKNKINGAIGLKAIHLQNKKEREEDVDIETLSIDIGAKSKEEAKKYVSIGDEVLFTTEFGMLGEKYIKGKALDSRVPCYALIELLKENYNANIYAIFTSQRHIGSRGAIISSCNIKSDITIILEGALAKEEGNKIENGPSISRIDNNTICDNRFIDDIRKIGEKEKIPYQIKKYINKQNDGDSYISTGNTKGVITISIPCKYMNSPILVSCKEDIENTIRLIREYLKSL, from the coding sequence ATGCTTCTAGAAAGACTTTGTAATGCAGTGGGACCTTCATCCTATGAAGATGAAGTAAGAAATATAATAAAAGACTCAATTAAGGATTTTGTTCATGAAGTAAATGTAGATAAAATGGGAAATATAATTGCACATAAAAAGGGTAATGGAAAAACAGTAATATTAGATGTTTTCATGGATGAAGTTGGATTTATCGTTACTGCATATAACAATGATGGCACTTTAAAATTTACACCTCTTGGAAACCTACAAGAAAAAAGTATTCCATGTAAAAATGTTATTATAGGAAAAAATAAAATTAATGGAGCTATAGGATTAAAGGCCATACATCTTCAAAATAAAAAAGAAAGAGAAGAAGATGTAGATATAGAAACATTATCTATAGATATTGGAGCTAAATCTAAAGAAGAAGCTAAAAAGTATGTATCTATAGGAGATGAAGTTTTATTTACTACAGAATTTGGAATGTTAGGTGAAAAATACATTAAAGGAAAAGCCTTAGATAGCAGAGTTCCTTGCTATGCTTTAATAGAACTTTTAAAAGAAAATTATAATGCAAATATTTATGCTATATTTACATCTCAAAGACACATAGGAAGTAGAGGCGCTATTATATCATCATGTAATATAAAATCAGATATTACTATTATACTTGAAGGAGCATTAGCTAAAGAAGAAGGAAATAAAATAGAAAATGGACCATCAATATCAAGAATAGATAATAATACTATTTGTGATAATAGATTTATTGATGATATAAGAAAAATTGGTGAAAAAGAAAAAATACCATATCAAATTAAAAAATATATAAATAAACAAAATGACGGTGATTCATATATAAGCACAGGAAATACAAAAGGAGTTATTACAATATCTATACCTTGTAAATATATGAATTCACCTATTTTAGTTTCTTGTAAAGAAGATATTGAAAATACCATAAGGTTAATTAGGGAATATTTAAAATCTTTATAG
- a CDS encoding mechanosensitive ion channel family protein, whose translation MNGAQEAFEETVRTITILGQKISIDTATYIGIGVGIFFVCLILRKLFAKLIIAISLKVNKNTKRQFNRKITEAFKGPVGTFFIVIGVYFAIIFFGKAFQYDLKKSILLKRILDSLIIMLISKGFCNLTDEYSWIYEELSEKLNSKLDKIVFSFLAKMAKFIIITLTIIVVLSEWGYNVSGFVTGIGIGGAAIAFAAKDALANIIAGFMIIFDKPFSIGDYIRTSNVEGIVEGINFRSIKVRALDKSVIVEPNSTIANGTIINLTRRSSRKLNFTIGLSYNTTKEQMQKCLYEIKEMLKKNKNIINDNMHVNFNEFGDCSLNIVINCFTNTSDYTKYLKIKEDINFEIMTIVEECGVSMAFPSTSIYFENPLIKKNETKED comes from the coding sequence ATGAATGGAGCACAAGAAGCGTTTGAAGAAACAGTAAGAACTATAACTATCCTAGGTCAAAAAATAAGTATAGATACAGCAACTTATATAGGAATAGGTGTAGGAATATTTTTCGTATGTTTAATTCTTAGAAAATTATTTGCAAAACTAATTATAGCTATATCTCTCAAGGTAAATAAAAATACTAAAAGGCAATTTAATAGAAAGATAACAGAGGCATTTAAGGGTCCAGTGGGAACCTTTTTTATAGTTATAGGTGTTTATTTTGCAATAATATTCTTTGGAAAGGCTTTTCAATATGATTTAAAGAAAAGTATACTTTTAAAAAGAATTTTAGATTCCTTAATTATAATGCTAATATCAAAGGGCTTTTGTAATTTAACAGATGAATATTCATGGATATATGAAGAATTATCAGAAAAGCTAAATTCAAAGTTAGACAAAATAGTATTTTCTTTTTTAGCAAAAATGGCTAAATTCATAATAATTACTTTAACTATAATAGTTGTATTAAGTGAATGGGGATATAATGTAAGTGGCTTTGTAACGGGTATAGGAATTGGTGGTGCTGCAATAGCATTTGCTGCAAAGGATGCTTTAGCAAATATAATTGCAGGGTTTATGATTATATTTGATAAGCCATTTTCTATTGGAGATTATATAAGAACTTCTAATGTTGAAGGGATAGTTGAAGGGATTAATTTTAGAAGTATTAAAGTTAGAGCTTTAGATAAAAGTGTTATAGTAGAACCTAATTCTACAATAGCAAATGGTACGATTATAAATTTAACAAGACGAAGTTCAAGAAAATTAAATTTTACTATTGGACTTTCATATAATACAACAAAAGAACAAATGCAAAAATGTTTATATGAAATTAAAGAGATGCTGAAAAAAAATAAAAATATAATAAATGATAATATGCATGTTAATTTTAATGAATTTGGAGATTGTAGTTTAAATATAGTTATTAATTGTTTTACTAATACATCAGATTATACTAAATATTTAAAAATAAAAGAAGATATAAATTTTGAAATAATGACCATAGTAGAAGAATGTGGAGTATCAATGGCATTTCCAAGTACTAGTATATATTTTGAAAATCCTTTAATAAAGAAGAATGAAACTAAAGAAGATTAA
- a CDS encoding S66 peptidase family protein → MIANRLKLGDTIGLVSPAGPADPKKIKEAINFFESNGFKIKEGKHIYDKYGYLAGNDLDRAKDLMDMFLDKDVSMILCIRGGYGAMRILPLLDYNIIKKNPKLFVGFSDITVLLNTINSYCGLITFHGPMATSNFTDPDTCKSFFLTLMNGTRPYNLINPPSTPLRCNVCGIAEGKIVGGNLSLISATMGTPYEIDTRDNILFIEDVHEAPYAIDRDLTQLALAGKLDDCSGIILGQFTDCTLPNYEGSFTLEEVINDRILSLNKPTLCNFMSGHDYPKLTLPIGARAIINCNKNELYIIEPVVK, encoded by the coding sequence ATGATAGCTAATAGGTTAAAACTGGGTGATACTATTGGTCTTGTCTCACCAGCTGGTCCTGCTGATCCAAAAAAAATAAAAGAAGCTATTAACTTCTTTGAAAGTAATGGATTTAAAATAAAAGAAGGAAAGCATATATATGATAAGTATGGTTACTTAGCTGGAAATGATTTAGATAGAGCCAAAGATCTTATGGATATGTTTTTAGATAAAGATGTTTCGATGATTTTATGTATTAGAGGTGGATATGGTGCTATGAGAATTCTTCCTCTACTAGATTATAATATCATAAAAAAAAATCCTAAATTATTTGTTGGGTTTAGCGATATAACTGTTCTTTTAAATACTATAAATTCTTATTGTGGTCTTATTACTTTTCATGGACCTATGGCAACTTCTAATTTTACAGACCCCGATACCTGTAAAAGTTTTTTCTTAACTCTTATGAACGGTACTAGACCTTATAATTTAATTAATCCACCTAGCACTCCTCTTCGTTGCAATGTATGTGGAATTGCAGAAGGTAAAATCGTAGGTGGTAATCTCTCATTAATTTCTGCTACTATGGGTACTCCATATGAAATAGATACCAGAGATAATATACTATTCATAGAGGATGTCCATGAAGCGCCATATGCTATAGATAGAGATTTAACTCAGCTTGCATTAGCGGGGAAATTAGATGATTGTAGTGGAATTATATTAGGACAGTTTACTGATTGTACATTACCAAATTACGAAGGAAGTTTTACCTTAGAAGAAGTTATTAATGATAGAATCTTATCTTTAAATAAACCTACCCTTTGTAACTTTATGTCTGGTCATGATTACCCTAAACTCACCCTCCCTATAGGTGCTAGAGCTATAATTAATTGTAATAAAAATGAACTTTATATAATAGAACCTGTTGTAAAATAA
- a CDS encoding peptidylprolyl isomerase, with product MENKVLAKVNGKEITERDIEVAIKRFPQERQAYFAGEQGRKQLLDQLVAFELFYAYGKENELDKTQEFIDGIEIMKKDALTQMSVNKVLSEVKVTDKEVEDYYTANKKNFVVGETVSAKHILVDNEELANKIAEKIKDGMSFDEAAKEYSTCPSKAQGGNLGRFGRGQMVPEFEEAAFNLEIGKLSEPVKTQFGYHLIEVEDKNEATEKSFNEVKDMIKANLIQQRQTAKYTTFVEELKNKYNVEM from the coding sequence ATGGAAAACAAAGTTTTAGCTAAGGTTAATGGAAAAGAAATAACAGAAAGAGATATTGAAGTTGCTATTAAAAGATTTCCACAAGAAAGACAGGCTTATTTTGCTGGTGAACAAGGAAGAAAACAATTATTAGATCAATTAGTAGCTTTTGAATTATTTTATGCTTATGGAAAAGAAAATGAACTTGATAAAACACAAGAGTTTATTGATGGCATAGAAATTATGAAGAAGGATGCATTAACTCAAATGTCTGTAAATAAAGTTCTTTCAGAAGTAAAGGTTACAGATAAGGAAGTAGAAGATTATTATACAGCTAATAAAAAGAATTTCGTTGTTGGAGAAACAGTTTCTGCAAAACATATACTTGTAGATAATGAGGAATTAGCTAATAAAATAGCAGAAAAAATAAAAGATGGTATGTCTTTTGATGAAGCTGCAAAAGAATATTCAACTTGTCCTTCAAAAGCTCAAGGTGGAAACCTAGGAAGATTTGGAAGGGGTCAAATGGTTCCTGAATTTGAAGAAGCTGCATTTAATTTAGAAATAGGTAAATTAAGTGAACCAGTTAAAACTCAATTTGGATATCATTTAATAGAAGTAGAAGATAAAAATGAAGCTACAGAAAAATCTTTTAATGAAGTTAAAGATATGATTAAAGCTAATTTAATACAACAAAGACAAACAGCTAAATACACTACTTTTGTAGAAGAATTAAAAAATAAGTATAATGTAGAAATGTAA
- a CDS encoding CPBP family intramembrane glutamic endopeptidase, with protein MIKKHNKLSSIIKIFLVFLMYCVTATICTQILMKFLGNHLFNISSGREVIDFLLNTEIGMFLLKIIESICLLSTILLLLKVFDNKTIKDIGIKDLNKNYKYLIYGLILGAVSITGIFLILLMGKLIVLENSLKRPIINIYILIDILLFTLVGINEEVLCRGYILNVLDVKKKPIRSSIISSAIFSLLHILNPNVKIIGMINIFFIGLLFSYMYIKTKNLWMSIGYHITWNYFQGNVFGFPVSGQNKFSSIYNIEYIKESIVTGGGFGPEAGIVVTLIISISFIFVWIFILRNEVYMNKS; from the coding sequence TTGATTAAGAAACATAATAAATTAAGTTCTATTATAAAAATTTTTTTAGTATTTTTAATGTATTGTGTTACTGCAACTATATGTACACAAATTCTTATGAAATTTTTAGGAAATCATTTATTTAATATATCATCAGGAAGAGAAGTAATAGATTTTCTTTTAAATACTGAAATAGGAATGTTTTTATTAAAAATAATAGAATCAATATGTTTACTTTCTACTATATTATTGTTATTAAAGGTTTTTGATAATAAAACTATTAAAGATATAGGAATAAAGGATTTAAATAAAAATTATAAATATTTAATATATGGACTTATATTAGGAGCTGTATCTATAACAGGTATATTTTTAATTTTATTAATGGGAAAACTTATAGTTTTGGAAAATTCATTAAAGAGACCAATTATAAATATATACATTTTAATAGATATTTTATTATTTACCCTTGTAGGAATAAATGAAGAAGTATTATGTAGAGGATATATTTTGAATGTACTGGATGTTAAGAAAAAACCTATAAGATCATCTATAATATCATCAGCTATATTTTCATTGTTGCATATATTGAATCCTAATGTAAAAATTATAGGAATGATAAATATATTTTTTATTGGATTATTATTTTCTTATATGTATATAAAAACTAAAAATCTTTGGATGTCCATTGGATATCACATTACCTGGAATTATTTTCAGGGGAATGTATTTGGATTTCCTGTTAGTGGTCAAAATAAATTTTCATCAATATATAATATTGAATATATAAAAGAAAGCATTGTAACAGGGGGAGGCTTTGGACCAGAGGCAGGAATTGTGGTGACTTTAATTATAAGTATAAGCTTTATATTTGTTTGGATTTTTATTTTACGTAATGAAGTATATATGAACAAATCTTAG
- a CDS encoding sodium-dependent transporter, producing MQEHKAREGFSSGLAAFFATLGSAVGLGNIWKFPYVVGSNGGAAFLLVYFGFILFIGLPIMISEFYIGRKTRKNVVGAIDELNSNKMWKSIGGFSILGAYFILFFYSTVGGWVYSYIFKSLCGAFNGSTTESVNQQFLNTTVSPISPIVWQIVVIGVVSTILILGVKNGIEKITKTLMPVLFILIIACDIKALMLPGVGESFRFLFKIDFSSLTRQGILVAMGLAFFKMSVGMGAMTTYGSYFTKKDNMIGTAAKVAVSDTIVSLLVGVAVFSAVFTFNMKPAGGPGLLFMTVPLVFTKIPFGTVLLVLFFILASIAATTAMTSMCEVVVAYFVEQKGMSRTKSVLLNACILIGFGIFATLSADKGALLGGFTICGLRIFDIFDHVSSNIILPLGGLLIAIFIGYFVPKEDLEEELSNNGELKIKKIIKLYRFILRYITPILVLVVFLTSIGIIK from the coding sequence ATGCAGGAGCATAAAGCAAGGGAGGGTTTTTCATCAGGACTAGCAGCTTTTTTTGCAACTTTAGGTTCTGCAGTAGGGCTGGGTAATATATGGAAGTTCCCTTACGTTGTAGGTTCTAATGGAGGAGCGGCATTTTTGTTAGTATATTTTGGATTTATATTATTTATAGGGTTACCTATAATGATCAGTGAATTTTATATAGGAAGAAAAACTAGGAAAAATGTTGTAGGAGCAATAGATGAATTAAATTCAAATAAGATGTGGAAAAGTATTGGTGGATTTTCTATATTAGGAGCATATTTTATATTATTTTTTTATAGTACTGTAGGTGGTTGGGTATATTCTTATATATTTAAATCACTATGTGGGGCTTTTAATGGATCTACAACAGAAAGTGTAAATCAACAATTTTTGAATACTACCGTAAGTCCTATTAGTCCAATAGTATGGCAAATAGTTGTTATAGGAGTAGTTTCTACTATTCTTATTTTAGGAGTAAAGAATGGAATAGAGAAAATAACAAAGACTCTTATGCCTGTTTTGTTTATACTTATTATAGCATGTGATATTAAGGCATTAATGCTACCAGGAGTTGGAGAGAGTTTTAGATTTTTATTTAAAATTGATTTCTCAAGCTTAACAAGGCAAGGAATATTAGTAGCTATGGGATTAGCATTTTTCAAGATGTCTGTAGGTATGGGTGCTATGACTACATATGGAAGTTATTTTACTAAGAAAGATAATATGATTGGTACTGCAGCTAAAGTTGCTGTATCTGATACAATTGTATCTCTTTTAGTTGGGGTTGCTGTATTTTCAGCAGTATTTACTTTTAATATGAAACCAGCAGGAGGTCCAGGACTTTTATTTATGACAGTTCCTCTAGTTTTTACAAAGATACCTTTTGGAACAGTTTTATTAGTATTATTTTTTATACTAGCTTCAATAGCTGCAACTACAGCTATGACATCTATGTGTGAAGTTGTTGTTGCATATTTTGTAGAGCAAAAAGGAATGTCTAGAACTAAGTCTGTTTTATTAAATGCATGTATACTTATAGGTTTTGGTATATTTGCAACTCTTTCAGCAGATAAAGGAGCACTTCTTGGAGGATTCACAATATGTGGTCTTAGAATATTTGATATATTTGATCATGTATCCTCTAATATAATATTACCATTAGGTGGATTATTAATAGCTATATTTATAGGATATTTCGTTCCAAAGGAAGATCTAGAAGAGGAACTTTCCAACAATGGAGAACTTAAAATAAAGAAAATAATAAAATTGTATAGATTTATTTTAAGATATATTACACCAATTTTAGTTTTAGTGGTATTTTTAACTTCAATTGGCATAATAAAATAA
- a CDS encoding NAD-dependent protein deacylase yields the protein MNIMDNIEKLKEIINTSSKIVFFGGAGVSTESNIPDFRSENGIYKTKDNFIESPEVMLSHGFFMKHTEDFFDFYKAKMVYKNAKPNDAHIALAKLEAKGKLTAIITQNIDGLHQLAGSKNVLELHGSVLRNYCMKCGKSFNLDYVMNSNKLVPYCDKCGGIVKPDVVLYEEELNMDVMYNAIKHIKEADTLIVGGTSLVVYPAAGLIQYFNGDNLVLINKAATPYDHKANLVINNSIGKILKEVVV from the coding sequence ATGAATATTATGGATAACATTGAAAAGCTTAAAGAAATAATTAATACTAGTTCAAAAATTGTATTTTTTGGTGGAGCTGGGGTTTCTACAGAAAGCAATATACCCGATTTTAGATCTGAAAATGGTATTTATAAAACCAAGGATAATTTTATTGAATCACCTGAAGTTATGCTTAGTCATGGTTTTTTTATGAAGCACACAGAAGACTTTTTTGACTTTTATAAAGCAAAAATGGTATATAAGAATGCAAAACCCAATGATGCTCATATAGCTTTAGCTAAACTGGAAGCTAAGGGGAAATTAACTGCAATTATTACACAAAATATAGATGGACTTCATCAACTAGCAGGTTCTAAAAATGTTTTAGAGTTACACGGATCTGTACTTAGAAACTATTGTATGAAATGTGGTAAAAGTTTCAATTTAGATTATGTAATGAATAGTAATAAATTAGTGCCTTATTGTGATAAATGTGGAGGAATAGTAAAACCAGATGTTGTATTATATGAAGAAGAATTAAATATGGATGTAATGTATAATGCTATAAAACATATAAAGGAAGCAGATACCTTAATTGTTGGAGGAACGTCTTTAGTAGTATATCCAGCGGCGGGACTTATTCAATACTTTAATGGAGATAATTTAGTTCTTATAAATAAAGCTGCAACTCCATATGATCATAAAGCTAATTTAGTTATAAATAATAGTATAGGGAAAATACTTAAAGAAGTAGTTGTATAG
- a CDS encoding M42 family peptidase, with protein sequence MQNKELLKELSLSHAPSSREDKLYDLIKDKFSVFGKVTIDSMNNIIIHKEGHGRGKVMVMAHADEIFLIVTEILSNGVVKFKGVGVDPKSLVSQEIIIHGRKDILGVVNTIKDTNKAVTSNDLIIDTGYSKENLEKIIKIGDFITIKGKFIELLNNNIACKTIDNRGSIVAMYQCAKELQNIYHDLDVYFVCSCQEEVGHRGAKMATYNLNPDIGIAIDTTFDSGELGAKDRENIIGNGPIICLGPNLHHKLNRNIMFIGDKYGIPYGVEVEPENTGTDAWDIQVSKKGVPSMLVSIPIKHMHTPVELVNMNDIENTGKIIARFIENLKEDDLEELLCF encoded by the coding sequence ATGCAAAACAAAGAATTGTTAAAAGAGTTATCCTTATCACACGCACCAAGTAGTAGAGAAGATAAATTATATGATCTAATAAAAGATAAGTTCAGTGTATTTGGAAAAGTTACAATTGATTCAATGAATAATATTATAATACATAAAGAAGGCCATGGTAGAGGAAAAGTAATGGTCATGGCTCATGCAGATGAGATATTTTTAATTGTAACAGAAATATTAAGTAATGGAGTTGTTAAGTTTAAAGGTGTTGGAGTTGACCCTAAGTCTTTAGTATCGCAAGAAATAATTATTCATGGTAGAAAAGATATTTTAGGTGTTGTAAATACAATTAAAGATACCAATAAAGCAGTTACTTCAAATGATCTTATAATTGATACAGGATATAGCAAAGAAAATTTAGAAAAGATAATTAAAATAGGAGATTTTATTACTATAAAAGGTAAATTCATAGAACTTTTAAATAATAATATTGCTTGTAAGACTATAGATAATAGAGGTAGTATTGTTGCTATGTATCAGTGCGCAAAAGAATTACAAAATATTTACCATGATTTAGATGTATATTTTGTTTGTTCTTGTCAAGAAGAAGTTGGTCATAGAGGAGCTAAAATGGCTACTTATAATTTAAATCCAGATATAGGAATAGCAATAGATACAACCTTTGATAGTGGAGAATTAGGGGCAAAAGATAGGGAAAATATCATAGGAAATGGTCCTATTATATGTCTTGGACCTAATTTACATCATAAATTAAATAGAAATATTATGTTTATAGGTGATAAATATGGGATACCTTATGGAGTTGAAGTTGAACCTGAAAATACAGGAACAGATGCTTGGGATATACAAGTTTCAAAAAAAGGAGTACCAAGTATGTTAGTTTCCATTCCTATAAAACATATGCATACACCTGTAGAACTTGTTAATATGAATGATATAGAAAATACGGGAAAAATTATTGCGAGATTTATAGAAAATTTAAAGGAAGATGATTTGGAGGAATTATTATGCTTCTAG
- a CDS encoding magnesium transporter CorA family protein, with translation MICIYKTPDNPNQPLQQLDSIQSGSWINLISPSEQEILLVSKKTGVPVEFLNAALDEEETSRIDIEDNKSLFIFDIPFTEMEENSLTYDTYPLGIIHTENVIITICLKNSKVLTDFIEGNIRSFYTFKRSRFILQILYRVSKYFLLYLRQIGKKSLMIQKRLHKSMSNQVLMQLLSLQNSLVYFSTSLKANEVTLEKMLKLSIMQKYEEDKDILEDVIIEIKQAIEMTGIYGNILNATMDASANVISNNLNLVMKLLASVTIVMSIPDIFSGIFGMNVTGLPWSGAAAGPGFSIVITLILVSAISSVYFLNKRNMF, from the coding sequence ATGATTTGTATATATAAAACACCTGATAATCCAAATCAACCACTACAACAATTAGATTCTATACAATCTGGTTCTTGGATTAATTTGATTTCTCCCTCTGAACAGGAAATTTTACTAGTTTCAAAAAAAACAGGGGTTCCAGTTGAATTTTTAAATGCAGCACTAGATGAAGAGGAAACTTCTCGTATTGATATAGAGGATAATAAATCATTATTTATTTTCGATATTCCCTTTACGGAAATGGAAGAAAACTCTTTAACATATGATACATATCCCCTTGGAATTATCCATACTGAAAATGTAATTATAACTATATGTCTAAAAAATAGTAAAGTTTTAACTGATTTTATAGAAGGAAATATTCGTTCTTTTTATACTTTCAAACGTTCAAGATTCATACTTCAGATACTTTATAGAGTATCTAAATATTTCTTATTGTACTTACGTCAAATAGGGAAAAAAAGTTTAATGATTCAAAAAAGATTACATAAATCCATGAGTAATCAGGTACTTATGCAGTTATTATCTCTGCAAAATTCTTTAGTTTATTTTTCTACCTCTTTAAAAGCAAATGAGGTTACTTTAGAGAAAATGTTAAAACTATCTATAATGCAAAAATACGAAGAAGATAAAGATATTTTAGAGGATGTAATAATTGAAATAAAACAAGCTATAGAAATGACAGGAATCTATGGAAACATTCTAAATGCTACTATGGATGCATCAGCAAATGTTATATCTAATAATCTAAACTTAGTAATGAAGCTTTTAGCTTCAGTAACTATAGTTATGTCTATTCCTGATATATTTTCAGGAATATTTGGTATGAATGTTACTGGTCTTCCTTGGTCAGGAGCTGCAGCTGGACCTGGATTTAGTATTGTTATCACATTAATCTTAGTTAGCGCTATAAGTAGTGTATACTTTCTAAATAAAAGAAATATGTTTTAG
- a CDS encoding peptidase M42, with the protein MNKEKLINLDFNEDEMGNIVVKVGEGTEKLMICTHMDNTGLMVMDIDDRGFLKVIPVGNIDLKNISASFFKSQQGYIGRMGFLKEDSSKDNLFIDFGISTKEKVKEKIKEGDFLELIGKKIQVENKIIGANIHSRIACYIILKVIENISIKNLNKEVYFVFSVQKELGFKGARLAAVNIKPHSAIVLDSMESDDAKEGSYKIALDKGTIMSVFDRSLVIHNEIKEKIEKVSKKLDLKLQYSISDGENEGGLIHKEVGGIKTGMIALPCRYINTSGEMISLEDVANTISLLNEFIHEGSIEN; encoded by the coding sequence ATGAATAAAGAAAAATTGATAAATTTAGATTTCAATGAAGATGAAATGGGAAATATAGTTGTTAAAGTTGGTGAAGGTACTGAAAAATTAATGATATGTACTCACATGGATAATACTGGACTTATGGTGATGGATATAGATGATAGGGGATTTTTAAAAGTTATTCCTGTAGGAAATATAGATTTAAAAAATATTTCAGCAAGCTTTTTTAAATCTCAACAAGGTTATATAGGAAGAATGGGGTTCTTAAAGGAAGATTCATCAAAGGATAATCTATTTATTGATTTTGGAATTTCTACTAAAGAAAAAGTCAAAGAAAAAATTAAAGAAGGAGATTTCCTTGAACTTATAGGTAAAAAAATACAGGTTGAAAATAAGATAATTGGTGCAAATATTCATAGTAGGATAGCATGTTATATAATTCTTAAGGTTATAGAAAATATAAGTATAAAAAATTTAAATAAAGAAGTGTATTTCGTATTTTCAGTACAAAAGGAATTAGGATTTAAAGGAGCGAGGTTAGCAGCAGTTAATATAAAACCACATAGTGCTATAGTTTTAGATTCAATGGAGTCTGATGATGCTAAAGAAGGCTCATATAAGATAGCTTTAGATAAAGGTACTATTATGTCTGTATTTGATAGAAGTCTTGTAATTCATAATGAAATTAAAGAGAAAATCGAAAAGGTTTCAAAAAAATTAGATTTAAAACTTCAATATAGTATAAGTGATGGAGAAAATGAAGGTGGTCTTATACATAAGGAAGTTGGAGGCATAAAAACAGGAATGATAGCACTTCCATGTAGATATATTAATACGTCTGGAGAAATGATATCTCTAGAAGATGTTGCAAATACAATTAGTTTATTAAATGAATTTATACATGAAGGAAGTATTGAAAACTAA
- a CDS encoding uracil-DNA glycosylase encodes MDINNFLRDRIENIVKKYNCEETGGFITGDGPIPCNVLFIGEAPGKNEVAQGKPFVGMAGETFNNYLKSIGLSRSEVRITNTCFFRPIKKKVGKTGRTTISNRPPKVSEVNLFREVLDDEINFVNPKIIITLGNVPLKRLTEFKSIGDCHGNLYYNENLKINIFPMYHPSALTYNRNDEFKKMYENDWLKLKEVLKTI; translated from the coding sequence ATAGATATAAATAACTTTTTAAGAGATAGAATTGAAAACATAGTTAAAAAATATAATTGTGAAGAAACTGGTGGTTTTATAACTGGCGATGGTCCCATACCTTGCAATGTTTTATTTATTGGAGAAGCTCCAGGTAAAAATGAAGTAGCACAAGGTAAACCTTTTGTTGGCATGGCTGGTGAAACTTTTAATAACTACTTAAAGTCCATAGGATTAAGTCGCAGTGAAGTTAGAATTACTAATACATGTTTTTTTCGTCCAATAAAAAAAAAGGTAGGAAAAACAGGTAGAACTACAATAAGTAATCGACCTCCTAAAGTCTCTGAAGTTAATTTGTTTAGAGAAGTTTTAGATGATGAAATAAATTTTGTAAATCCTAAAATAATTATAACTTTAGGAAATGTTCCATTAAAAAGACTTACTGAATTTAAAAGCATTGGCGATTGCCACGGAAATCTTTACTATAATGAGAACTTAAAAATAAATATATTTCCTATGTATCATCCATCAGCATTAACTTATAATAGAAATGATGAATTTAAAAAAATGTATGAAAATGATTGGTTAAAATTGAAGGAAGTATTGAAAACTATTTAG